The genome window tATAAAACAACACACTTAAACTTAGAAAGTATCTAACTATTTAGAAATAAAGCAAGTAAGATAACAAAAATGATAACTAACCTTAACTTTTAAATCCCACCACTCATCTAATCCAGTCTCTTTTcctcttagggtgtgtttggaaagcaggaaaatgatttccagaaaacattttcctttcttgtgtttggctgcagagTAGAAATCcatctttgtgtgtttggtttgttttccagaaaatgggcAGGAAAATGGTTCATTATCCATCTATGCAATCTAAAAACGTAAAACCATCACAATTGTAATAAATCATTTatttctaacaaaaaaaattcacaacaaAACATTGAAACaacatctaaaaaaaattgcctCCACTGGTTTCACGGAAACCGCCACTGATTTCCGTGAAACCAGTCACCAGTCGGCCAAACTGGTTTCACGGAAACCAGTCGTGAAATCAATCGTGGGCGACTGGAAACCAGTCTGCCAGACTGGTTTCCGACTGGTTTCGGAAACCAGTCTGGCCGGACTAGTTTCCGCGATTGGTTTCGGAAACCAGTCCGGCCGGACTAGTTTCCGCAATTGGTTTCGAAAACCAGTCCGGCCGGACTGGTTTCAGAAATCAGTCCATCGACGGTAGTCCAATGgatattttttgtttggaaaataaattacaactgaaaaaaaaaaaaaaaagaagtatgaTAAGAAGATGGAGATGAAGAGCAGAAGCAATTGGCGGAAGAGGAGAAAAAAGCACAGTAACagttccggaaaatgacttcccccaaaaaaaggggaagtcattttcctccaaatGTGCCttcttttccattgaccaacatgttattttcctttgaccCCATTTTCCTCctccttcccaaacaccaaaaacccggaaaatgatttccagaaatcattttccgggtttccaaacacagcctTAGTTGTTTCCATAACCCCCACCTAGATCTCATTCAATCCACCTTgtgttttagacttttagctTTGATTTATCCCATTGAAAGTTGGTCTATTGctgaaattttaattcaatcTTCTTCCATATTAATCTTTGAGAGGTTACTCCACCACTCTTTCCCTTACTCTTTTCAACATTTTGGATACAACAAAGATCACAAAGCAAatgaaataattcttttgactAACTAGCCCTTCCTTTATTAGCAGGTTGACTTTCATCTCTGTTATCATTTTGTCCTCCTTAATTTGCATGTACAATTTTTTTCCGATTGGGTGTCATCTAAATAATAACGCATAGTAACATAAGCAAAAGAGAAGCACAGTACCAACACTACCACTCCAAATTGCAGTTTATAACaagtattaataatattaacacaCTCAATACATAAGCAGATTATACTTCTTTTATGTTCCATGAAATTCTATCACCTGAATGGTGCAATATCTTTGGTTCAGCAAACAGGAGACAAAGGGAGCCATTATACGATAACCATTTCAAGTGTGAACTTGCCATTCTTTAGCAATTGAATTGTTCACGAGCACAATGTTAAGTAGCTCATTTAGGAAATAGAGTTCATAAAGACTCAGCCAATGTAGACAACTCAAGcacttgatttttattttataagttattaATATAAGAATGTAACTGCACTGTACACTCCAAACCTCTATTTcagattataatattatattgctCATTGCATCACAATTAATAGTCCAAAACTACAGAAGTTACTAAACCAGATACGACTTGACTTTATCCTTTATCTAACTACCTACATCATTAAGATTGTATTATACTAAGCTGCAAGTATTTAAACACAAAAGTGCATAATCATTAGTGTAGAAAGCTACAGGCAAAccgcatatacatatacatatatatatatatatatatatatgttctcaTACACAAGTTAGAATGGCTGCATCATGGTTCAGGTTCAGGTTCAGGTTACATGAGAAGCTAcagaagattaaaaaaaaaaaaaaagtaaagtctTAGATATTCCCTTCCCAGGTTGTGAGTGTCATCCTCTATCAGGTCTTTCATCCTAGCAGAGGGTTGGTTCTTCAAGTTCCATACATGGCTATTTCTTATATATGCTGTTTATGCAGAGCTTGTTACAGAGGAGAGCTGGAAAAGTTGTtgataaaagtttttaaaattttatttacttgtatctttctctaatttaaaaaactaagaaaggagaattaaaaattttaaaaattgaagtaaacacaacccaaaaataataataataataattagcatGGCAAAATATCAATTACCGAGCACACTATATCATCTTAATTATTTTGAATGGATGCAGGGCAGAGTTTGGCTAACTGAACTACAAACTAAATGGCTCAGATATCTATATCCTAGCAGAAGGGTAGGTAATTTACTAGCATCTTGTTAACACCACCATAATCATATGCAAGTAACTTGAATAGAAACTTTCTGTCAGAAGAACAAAATTTACTAGCAGCAGTGCAGCACAAAAGGTGATTGCTCAGCTCTTCTTCTGAACTTATAAATCCTAGTGCTAGATATTTAATCCACGTGAAATGGTAAATGCATAAACATCTGGACACAGGATTGAGATGAATTGCataaaatcaaacaaatctTTAGTCCAAGGTGAAACAAATATTTAGACTGATTTGAGATGGGAGTGTCAAAGGTTTTAACATTTACAGATTCAAACAATTCTGTATCCCTTAGAGTGTCCTGTGTCCCTATTTGTTCACAAATGGAAATGTCTTTGGGCTCAAAATGTTCAATCATATTCCATCTTGGAGATGAAGGGCATACAATTTCTTCACTGCGCAGTAAAGCTAAATAAAGCAATCtgagtcctacaatatttatgACCATTGATCTAATCTTAATCATGGATTGGCGCAAGCTTAAACAAAAACCCCAACACCTATTCTAGCCTCATTGGTCTGATTTGGTCGCTAGTCAGTACTAATAATAGAGAATGTGATATAAACCCTATGTTTTCAAGCAAGGGTGTGATATAGATGTGAAGTTTTCAACGAGAAAGAGAAGAGGGATAGAGTACCTCAAAGAATGGAGAGCTGCGAGGAGAGCATCCGACTACGACgaggaaaaatgagagaattgCGCAGAAGAGTGAAGGGAAAATGAGAGAATTTTGCAATAGGCTGAGAAGAAATGCTCCAATGGATAACCTTTTGTAAATGAGTTATACTACATATCCTCCCACATTTTACTCCCTAACTTTTTACTCCCATGTGACAAATAAGGATTGGATATTTTTATCATGAGGGTCTCAAAATAGATGTTTACATCACAAGTTTGTGAGAGAGAGTACAAGTTGAGAGTATGAAATGGGAGTACACGTAGTATTTTCCTTTCTAAATTGGTTGTTTGGGCAAATCAGCTCTCTCAAACTTACCAAACAGTTAAATTGGCTGATTGATAAAGTCAAACAGCCAATGATACTCAAAACAACCTAttttggctgataggctgactTACCAAATACTCCTTTCTATAACCAGTTAATACAATccgctggtcaaaccagttaacagAATCAGCTAATccaatcaactatcagctgatTGTCAAACACTCCCAAAGTCTTTAAccgggcgtttggttggagggaaggaattaggtgggaaaagaatttgtaattccatgggaaaagaataacgtgggaataaagtgagagtttaaattccagtgtttggttggagggaataaaattactaggaatttcaattcaaatgtttggtatacatggaaattgaaatgaaataagtggtataaagtccaaaatacccattgtaattattattattattaaatgacaagtacacaaaaaatataacatattaaatttaaatatcactcatataccgtatctcttgaactagacatattgtaaaaaatatttgagagttatagaaaacatacttgattaaggttgacctagaatgattattgcttgCTTAGGAACGACTTTCTTTTTTATAGTTGTCGAAGATAATACATGGTATTAGCTAAAAGAGAAGATCATGCAtcaattttaagttaaaaaagagaggggtaattttgtctcaggagtatcattttttattcctaaaattcatggaattaaaatcacaAAGGAGGcgtgggattctaattccatgaaaatgagggaattgcaattccgtgaaattgtaattcccttcAACCAAACTAAGAAATTTAGTTGCCTttggaattaggtgggaattaagtgtgaatgaaatttaaattccctcAAACCAAACGCCCTATAAaggaaattgtatatatactagtgcaaacTCATCCATTTTGAATGTGAGACAAAGGCTCTTCCAAAACCTTctcaactaagggtgtgtttggaaacctagaaattatttttcaagttttcaatgTTTGGCTAGAGGGAGAAAAtgaaagtcaatggaaaataggggtgtggtcaatgaaaaatagagGTGATTTtacagaaaatgacttccccttttttggGGGGAGTCATTTTCCGTTTGCAACAGTGGAGCAGCCAATCACTCCCACCGCCACCCACTCGCTACCCACATCCACCCCCACTACCTACCCCTCACCTCCACCCACCTCCACTACCCCCACTACcacccacctccaccaccacgaccaccacccacccacccacatccaccactaccaccattgtatattttaaatatttaaaattataaataattatgcttatttttcagaaaatgaacaaaacacaccaaaacagttttctagaatgcaaccaaacactgaaaaggaaaatgttttctggaaaataactttttttgcagaaaacatttttcagaagtcattttccttcttttcaaacacaccctaaaatatTCTAACCCTAATGAGTACATGTTGAGAATTCAATTTTGTCTTCACTCATTACCCATTTTGTATGTATAacttatcaaattaaacatctTATTTAGGAGAACACGTGTCTACTTTAACCCTGCCAAAATAAAAAGTGGACctcattaaaaattatatcacAAAATGATCACTTTAAAtgttacaaataatttttttcaacataAACATCACTTTTGTGTAATAACACGGAAACtacataaaagaaataaagCATACCAAGAAGACCCTGTACAACGGGCTTGACCATGAAAGGGGTCAGCAATACTTTTGCACTATTGATtctattataatgcagtatctgttcactAAGGCTCAAATCCACCATCTTTTATATGGGAGTGTAactaggtgccactagaccacaaggtcttgacatATAGTTTGTTTTATATAGAAAACTCTATTTTCATCTTTTATTAAAAGAgaacaaaaatttcaattgcAAGGCCATAGAAATTTTCAAGATTATGTGCTAATGTGGTATTTACACAGAGTTACGAGAGAATCTGCGAAATTACACAAACTATGGGTAGTAAATTgtaaaaagactttattatccCCAATCCCGGCGCTGGCGTCTCTAAATTCGCGAAACGCCGCCGGCAGTTGTAATTCTAGTGTGAGTCACCTCACCGGCAGAGCTGAATCGGCGATAACACTCTACGACAGTAATGGAGAAGGAGAGTGTCTCACAGGACGATTCAAAGAAAGAGCAAGAAGAAGAACAGGTAGTGAACCCTTGGGAAGTATCAGCCAAGGACGGCGGCAAAATCGACTACGACAAGTTGATTGACAAGTTCGGCTGCCAGCGGCTGGAAAAGTCCCTCATTGACCGCGTGGAGCGACTCACCGGCCGCCAGCCCCACGTTTTCCTCCGCCGCGGCGTCTTCTTCGCTCATCGCGACTTCAGTGAGATTCTGGATGCTTATGAAAGAGGGGATAAATTCTACTTGTATACTGGCCGTGGACCTTCTTCGGAAGCCTTGCATATGGGTCATCTCATTCCATTCATGTTCAccaagtacataatttttgtaaaataagattattattgtatataaatGCAAATGGTTTTTCGTTTTCGTTTGCTTAAATTTGGGCTGTAAAGGTACTTGCAGGATGCGTTTAAGGTGCCACTTGTAATTCAGTTGACCGATGACGAGAAGTGTATGTGGAAGAATCTGACGGTAGAGGAGAGCCAAAGGCTGGCCCGGGAGAACGCCAAGGACATCATCGCCTGTGGTTTTGACATTTCTAGGACGTTTATCTTCTCTGATTTCGATTATGTCGGAGGGCAAGTAACTCTAATTGCCATTATTTTCTGAGCTTAGGCAGTGGTTATTAATATGCTGTTTTCTTTTGACTTCATTGGTATTCATATGCATGCTTATGGCTATGAGGGTTGCTTGCTTTTCGTGTAAGTTTACTATTGATTTACTTATGTCTTCTTCTCaaactgcaatttcctttcttCATATTCAAAAAGTACATTGCTATGACCTACCAAAGAACTATAATTTGGGGGTTTTCTCTATGCTTAATGCATATAATTTGAGGCAATGTGCATACTATGAGTGGGAATGGTAAAATACATTTGTTTTCTTATATGGTTAAATTTGCTTCTAACAAGAATTCTTGGTGGGTGCAGTGCTTTTTACAAGAACATGGTGAAGGTTGCTAAGTGTGTCACTTATAATAAGGTGAATAAACTAAATTTGCAAAGAATTTGACACCTTGCAAAGCTCCGTGACCACATCACAAACATCTGCCAATTATTACTCCCAGTTTCCTATCTCCTTTGTGGAAATGTTAAACTTACTGTGAGGTTTTATTGCTGTTTCAGGTTGTTGGCATTTTTGGTTTCAGTGGTGAAGACCATATTGGAAAAGTCAGTTTCCCACCAGTTCAGGTAGATATCATCTCAAACTATTGCTTTTTTGGAAATTATTTCATTGTTATTTTCCATTAGGGAAAGAACTTGACttgtatttttttcattttaattttattttctatgcaTATCTCTGCATTCACTCCTCACCTGATCCCTCCTAAACCCATAaaaggaagaagggaaatgGAATTATCTATTGTTTTCTAATcattgttggaatcaattgAAAAAGTGTGCCCCAGGCCTGCCACAGTTTGTGCTTTCTGTTTTGCTCATCTAGAAAACTTTCATTTGAAGAAAAGGCCTTAAGATAAGTTATCACCATCTGTCATACTTGGTGCATTTTCTCGCATTTTACTTGGCGCATAAAATGAGGGTAGAACACTTTAGCATGTGTTGAAGGCTTTTTTCTCAGTGTGTTTACTTGCCAATCAGCATCTGAAAAAGCTCTTTTTAGgtgcttttcttttcttcccccccccccccccccccccccccNNNNNNNNNNNNNNNNNNNNNNNNNNNNNNNNNNNNNNNNNNNNNNNNNNNNNNNNNNNNNNNNNNNNNNNNNNNNNNNNNNNNNNNNNNNNNNNNNNNNNNNNNNNNNNNNNNNNNNNNNNNNNNNNNNNNNNNNNNNNNNNNNNNNNNNNNNNNNNNNNNNNNNNNNNNNNNNNNNNNNNNNNNNNNNNNNNNNNNNNNNNNNNNNNNNNNNNNNNNNNNNNNNNNNNNNNNNNNNNNNNNNNNNNNNNNNNNNNNNNNNNNNNNNNNNNNNNNNNNNNNNNNNNNNNNNNNNNNNNNNNNNNNNNcccccccccccccccccccctttcttTGATACAACAGGGGAAGGGGGAAGTGTAGTCACTGATCTGAGTTTTTGAACCATGCAGTAtacctttaatttgttttgtcattctctttttgttgcagatgagtTCTGATTCTGTTGAaagtgattttaattttttttccatttctcttttgttgatatatatatttatttattccttttgATAAATCATTCATATATAAGTGGAGTAGATATAAAATTTTGTCTGTAACATCAGTGTCTACCTTTCCTGGAGTTTTTAAATAGAATTAGTTTGCGCCTAATTTAATGTGCAGAAAGACTCTAATTTTGCACAATTACAGGCTGTTCCATCATTTCCAAGTTCATTTCCACATCTCTTTTCAGGGAATGATAATCTTCGCTGTTTGATTCCATGTGCAATTGACCAGGTTCATTCTTGCTATTCTTGTTTCAATGCTTTCAGCTCATGCTTCAGTTTCTTCATGCTGCAGATTTGTGAATAATCTGATGCTATATAATTTTATCAATCTGCATATGTGAAGAAATTAAACTTGTATTATTTGCATTCCCATGGTTtgtcattttctggaaatatCCTCATACTTTGACAAGTAGAAGTATTGACAATTTGATGATAGCTAATAACTATGTAAGTATTCCACTCTCCCTTTGTGCAGCCAGTAACATTTGCCTTCTAGTACAAATACTTAAACTGCttgattaattagtaatttagaAATGTAACCTACCCCCACACTGGGGATAACAATCATCTAGAAAGATGGTAATGCAAATAGTGGTTTCTATATCATTGTTATCCTGAAATTCTATGCATAACTACTTAACTGTCAATGAAATATCCTCCTTTTTTCTTACCTAGCAAACAGTTATGATCTACTACTCATTGGGTCCCATATAAGCTGAGGTTAAAGCATAATGTGAATTCAAGACTTGCTTGTTGTGGTTTAAAGCTGTTTCTCTTTATCGCCCTGCCATGAGTGGGTATGGGTGTATGGCCTTGGGGTTTGGGGGTTTCTGGAGGCTTTTGGCAATTTCTGTTTCTTGAAAAGTGGAGTAGTTTTTAGCATTTATTATGCCCTTTCAAAAGCTTTCTTTATGCCTATATATATGGTTGTAATATGGAgaaccaaatatatgaaacatgaaataaaatatcatttctACCTCTTCCCTTTACTGTTTTTAACAATTATAACTCCTTATggttttatttctttgtttccATTCCTGTGTTTCATGTTCATTTTGTTTTATTGTGGTTGATCTTGTATCTTTCTGAAAAGCTAAAGctgatttaataatttttcaggATCCTTATTTCCGAATGACACGAGATGTTGCTCCTCGAATAGGCTATCATAAGCCTGCTTTAATTGAATCATCGTTCTTTCCTGCTCTACAGGTATTGACTTCCTACTTGTTTTTAAAAAGTTGCTGACTATACTAGACAATCTTCCTTCTCTGCCCTTTTTCTGTTTTTGGATGGGTTGAAAGTGGGAAGACAGAAAATGGGAGAGAAAGTAGCAGGGAAAGTTGAACGGAGAAGAAAATTTGTGTTTGGCTGATGGGAAGAGAATGGGTGGAAAGGGAAAGAGAGAATGAGAAACAAAGGTGATGCATGCATTGAGAGTGAGATGAGCTATATTCAATGTTCTTTTAGTGTTGAGATACAaatggacaattttaccctccTTTTCTCCCCATTTTGGAAGGGAAAATAGTTGATAGGATGGAGGGAGTATTTTCTCCCCCATTTTCTGATTCAATGTTTAGTtacagttttttgtttttcatttgtcAAGTTCACTggttttcattttccattggaaAACTATTTTTCAATTAGAAgttatttaaaattcaattattttcttCATATGTATGACAATAAAAATGGTAGTTGTAACAATAATATTGAGTGGGTGGGTAGGGGGTATATCttagggttagggttagatAAATAGTGGTTAGTAAAGTAAGCGATGATGGTAATAAATGTAGGTGTAGTGATGAGTAGGTTAGTAGGTGGTGGTGGGGTGCAAGTAGCTAGAGATGAAGTATATAGGTAAGTGTAGTAGACTAGCAAGGGTAAATAGGCAGTAGTAGTAGAAGGAAGTAATAATTGTGATGGAGGTAGTGGTGGTGGGTGGATATACTTAAATAATGGTGGGTGGGTTGATTGGTAGGTCAGGCTACGGGTAGATTGGTAGATAGGTGAGGTGAAAATTTGTAGGTAGCAATAATTATAGACAAAGTTATGTACGCAGTATGTTTTTGACTTTTTGTATTTGGAAAATTTGGAAGACAATAAAGTGTTTTCCAAATTCCTTTTTTAAGTTGGAAAGCTTTTCTAGTTACTAAACGGACCCTAATATTTTCAACCACTCAAACACTATGGAGTGtgctttccatttatttttaaatagtgttgctcccatttcctaaaaagaATATAGTCCTTAACAACTGATTTTCTGCTTTCAAATTAGCTATGTTCAAAGATGTTAACATTTGTTCTGTTTATGGatctatttatacaagttaaTTCTGTTCTTCATTAAAGAATTGAATATTTGTCTTCCGGAATTTGATCTTGTAGGGTGAGACGGGAAAAATGTCTGCTAGTGATCCAAATTCTGCAATATATGTGACAGATTCTGCAAAAGACATTAAAAATAAGGTTAGTTTTAATTTAAGGTTTCCTGCCAGTTTATTTTACAGCTAATCagctatatattcacaaatttaaatCTATGAAAAAGAActaattccacttttagtctttcgAGTATGATAACGTTTCCATTGTTTTCCCAATTTCCCTCGACTCAAAAAATGGACTGGAAAATCCCTTTAATTCTCCGACTCTCTGAGATGTAAAACATTACTCCTGATTTAGATTCTCAGTTAAACATAGACAAAAATGcaaatatatgcaatttcaGGGTCATTTTTTACATTTACTGCTGTTCATTGTCTTGTGATCAGCCCATCATCAGGAACATCCCTAACcactctatatatgtatataaagcTTGTCATAAAACGAATAAGAAACAAGAAATTCAGAGATAGAGACTATTCACAATTGCATACCTTCTGAGCTCGTATTCCTTCAGAATTCATAATGAAAATGGTTCTTGTTTCATCTCCATAGTTCATAGAGAAAGTAGTACAGCCGGCATTCATAGTTTTATGTATAGTTTTAACAGCTTTTTTTAGTGGAAGAACTTGTCCATCTTGAGAAAGATGGGAGTAATATTCTTGTGCAATTTTAAGTCAATGGGAAAGAGTGGAAATGCCACTATATTTAAGAGTCTAAAAGTGGaattaattaaactattaaatcTTCCAAGAAGCACTTAGCAACAAAAATCCATATGCACGCAAATGTATTTGTTGTGTACTTGtgtaaattactattttttgttttggattaAGATGAATACTATTGAGtttaccaaaacaaaaaaattctactttttcttccttttccaTATATTTTACACACAAAATCAGCTATAATATTAAGCCAACTCTTATTTTCTGGGGTTTATTTGTGACTTTAATGTATGCTGCAAACATTAAATAGCCCTGGGGTTTAagtttcttaatttattttcttaag of Ipomoea triloba cultivar NCNSP0323 chromosome 3, ASM357664v1 contains these proteins:
- the LOC116014051 gene encoding tryptophan--tRNA ligase, cytoplasmic; amino-acid sequence: MEKESVSQDDSKKEQEEEQVVNPWEVSAKDGGKIDYDKLIDKFGCQRLEKSLIDRVERLTGRQPHVFLRRGVFFAHRDFSEILDAYERGDKFYLYTGRGPSSEALHMGHLIPFMFTKYLQDAFKVPLVIQLTDDEKCMWKNLTVEESQRLARENAKDIIACGFDISRTFIFSDFDYVGGAFYKNMVKVAKCVTYNKVVGIFGFSGEDHIGKVSFPPVQAVPSFPSSFPHLFSGNDNLRCLIPCAIDQDPYFRMTRDVAPRIGYHKPALIESSFFPALQGETGKMSASDPNSAIYVTDSAKDIKNKINRYAFSGGQDSIELHRKYGANLEVDIPIKYLGFFLEDDAELEHIRKEYGAGRMLTGEVKKRLIEVITEVVERHRRARAAVTDEMVDAFMAVRPLPNMFC